TAATAATTCATTGGTCATTGTTCTTGGAAGTATTTTATCTCCATTGCCTAAACTACTTCCATCTCCTAAAGCATTCATAATATTGGTAGATACTGATTTATTAGCCATAACACTTTTTATTAGCTCTGCTTTAGCATTTATTTTTATATCTTTTTCACTATGCCCTAATGAATTATTCTTTATATTCTCCTTTTCTTTTTCATCATAAGCTTCTATTTTAGCTTTTATCCCATTAAATCTTTCTTCTAAATCTTTAACTGTTCTTTGTTGTTCTGTTCTAGCTTCAATAGTTGACTTTGAATCTAAATACATATTAGATAAGTTTTCATTTTCATTTTTTAACTGCTCTTTTACACCATCAAGCATTTGTTGTAATTGGAATCTATTCATTTCGTGCACCATCCTTTATAATTTTTTTATTCTTTCAATCATTATTTTTGTAGCTTCATCCATTACTGGTAATTCTTTTTTTGCATTAAAATAAGCCGTATTTGATACGACTTTCTTTACATCATCTAATTTATTTTTAGGTATATTGTACTTATTGATATAATCATCATTAATACTATTTTCTATATTAATATTATCTTCAAGAACAATATTAAAATAGTTAGCTGCTTCCTCTCCTGTAAACCAAGTTTCTGCATTAATAAGATTATTTATCTCGTCTTCTGTTACATTATCTTTTGCTTTCGTCATATAAACATTAAGTATAGACTTTTGACAAGTATCAAGTAATTCAATTATCTTTTTAAAATCATCAGCATTTCCACCTGCCCAAGTTAATGGTTTATGTATCATAAAAAGAGCATTTTTAGGCATATATATTGTATCTCCTGCCATTGCTATAACA
Above is a genomic segment from Romboutsia lituseburensis containing:
- a CDS encoding head maturation protease, ClpP-related, with the protein product MSKIEFKDKKGNIEGKLEIKNQTENSADLHFYGDIISESPGEWYKNYYPDDKCPSDIKEFLDQLENVNSINIYLNSGGGSVFGGLAIYNQLKRYNATINTYIDGLAGSIASVIAMAGDTIYMPKNALFMIHKPLTWAGGNADDFKKIIELLDTCQKSILNVYMTKAKDNVTEDEINNLINAETWFTGEEAANYFNIVLEDNINIENSINDDYINKYNIPKNKLDDVKKVVSNTAYFNAKKELPVMDEATKIMIERIKKL